The Chthoniobacterales bacterium genome includes the window GTCGATGCGCGGGACGTGCCATTCGCCGCGGAAGACGGCCCATGGATCGAACCATCCGCGGGCCTTTCCCGTGTTGAGCGAACCGATGGCCTGACCGGGCCATCCCTTGCTCGTGAATCCTTCCGTGGTCACGCTGAGGCCGGGTTCCAATGCCATCGGGCCGAACTGCCCTTCGACCTTGAGCGCGTGCGACACGGCCTTGGAAACCATCCGGTTGAAAGCGGGTCCAGCCACCCATTGGGAGACAAAGCCCGGAAGAAATTGCCGCGCAGCAAACACCCCGGCAATGCCGAGCAGGACCAGAACGAGCAGGCCGATGAGGATTTTGCGCAGCACGGGGCGAGGGTAGCTCCGCAGGGTGGTGTTCACAATCACCGCATCGGTCAAAGGACGGGAATGACCCACCTGTGCAAGGCGGCCCTGAGGCCTATCGTCCAAGTGTGAAACAAGGGAATTCCGCCGCGTTGGTGGAGCCGGGCACGGATCGCCGAAGGAGGTCCGATCGTCGTCACGCGATGCGCCGGGCTCAGGATGCGCCGCCGAGTGGGACCGTGATGGTCAGCGTTGCGGGCGGGGAATTGCCGCAGGACTCGGAGTTGCGCGACACGAAGGTGCAAGGATTCGAAATCGGAAAGTTTCCCGTCATGCTGGAGGAATACGAATGGGTCCGCGTGTGGGCTCTCGGCAAGGGATATGCCCTCGCGCAAGGCCAAGCACCGGGCATTCCGCACCCGGTGACGCATGTCAGTTGGTATGACGCGGTGAAGTGGTGCAACGCCAAGAGCGAGCACGAGATGCTCGTTCCGGTTTACTCGATCGGGGGAAAAATCTTCCGTCGAGGCGAATACGGGCCGGACGGATCCAAACTCGTGGCGTGCAACGAGGGGGCTGATGGCTACCGGCTTCCGACCGAGGCCGAGTGGGAATGGGCCGCGCGTGGCGGTCCGCTCAGCCGCGGCAGCACCTACAGCGGTAGCAATTCGGCCGACGAGGTGAGTTGGTATGATGCCAATGCCGAGGGAAGTTCGCGGCCGGTCGGGACGAAAGCGGCCAACGAGTTGGGGATCCACGACATGAGCGGCAATGTCTGGGAGTGGTGCTGGGATGTCGACGACGGCCTTTCGGCCAACCGCATCCGCGGGGGAAGTTGGAGGCACCGGGCGGCCAATGGCACGGTGACTTACCGGGTGAGCCGTCCGCCCGATAGCCGCTACAGCGTCATCGGATTCCGTCTCGCGCGCAACGGCTGACGGGGCGCGTCACGTGACGGTGCGCATGGGTAATTCCCCCACGAGGGATCTACCCCATAAACTGCGGCGGCCGCGGCGACCATAGTCGCCGCCGTGAAATCTCCGACCCTCTTCCTCGCCGCGATTTTTGCGGCACTTCTCACCACCGCGGGCGCGACCGGCGGAAACACTACACCGGCTCCCGGGAAATTTTTTGTCCCGCTGTTCGAAGGCCAATCCACGCGGCTCGAAGGCGTGCTCGCCGCGCGGCAGTTTTCTTTTCGCCTGCCCGAGCACGTGCGCTACCTGCCCGGTTCGCAATTCAAACTCGTCTTTCGTTCCTCGCCGCTGCTCTTGCCCGACGTTTCGACCATGACGGTGAGCCTGAACGGCAGGCAACTGACGAGCATGCGTCCGGTGAGTGGCCGCGAGAAGCAACCGGAAAAGCAAACGCTGGCCATCGATCTCGACAACGATGCTCTGCAGCCAGGGTGGAACACTCTTTCCGTCCGCT containing:
- a CDS encoding formylglycine-generating enzyme family protein, with protein sequence MRRAQDAPPSGTVMVSVAGGELPQDSELRDTKVQGFEIGKFPVMLEEYEWVRVWALGKGYALAQGQAPGIPHPVTHVSWYDAVKWCNAKSEHEMLVPVYSIGGKIFRRGEYGPDGSKLVACNEGADGYRLPTEAEWEWAARGGPLSRGSTYSGSNSADEVSWYDANAEGSSRPVGTKAANELGIHDMSGNVWEWCWDVDDGLSANRIRGGSWRHRAANGTVTYRVSRPPDSRYSVIGFRLARNG